A genomic stretch from Bacillus sp. N1-1 includes:
- the eno gene encoding phosphopyruvate hydratase encodes MPIITDVYAREVLDSRGNPTVEVEVFTDAGVKARAMVPSGASTGEYEAVELRDGDKDRYLGKGVEKAVANINETIAPELVGMSVYDQLGIDHMMIDLDGTDNKGKLGANAILGVSMAVARAAAEELELPLYVYLGGFNAKTLPTPMMNILNGGEHADNNVDIQEFMVMPVGAPSFKEALRTGAEIFHSLKGVLKEKGLNTSVGDEGGFAPNLGSNEEAIQTIIEAIEKAGYKPGEEVMIALDVASSEIYSDGKYNLAGEGVVKTSEEMIEFYSQLCEKYPIISIEDGLDENDWEGWEKLTQALGEKVQLVGDDLFVTNTNKLSEGIERSVGNSILIKVNQIGTLTETFDAVEMAKRAGYTAVISHRSGETEDTTIADIAVATNAGQIKTGAPSRTDRVAKYNQLLRIEDELEHLAIYGGRKSFYNLDKK; translated from the coding sequence GTATTTACAGATGCAGGTGTTAAAGCACGTGCAATGGTACCATCTGGTGCATCCACTGGTGAATACGAAGCAGTAGAACTTCGTGACGGTGACAAAGATCGCTACCTTGGTAAAGGTGTAGAAAAAGCAGTAGCTAACATCAATGAAACAATCGCTCCAGAACTAGTAGGTATGAGCGTTTATGACCAGCTTGGAATCGACCACATGATGATCGACCTTGATGGTACTGACAACAAAGGCAAGCTTGGTGCTAACGCTATTCTTGGTGTATCTATGGCTGTTGCCCGCGCTGCTGCAGAAGAACTTGAGCTTCCACTTTACGTTTACCTTGGTGGATTCAACGCAAAAACTCTTCCAACACCAATGATGAACATTCTTAACGGTGGAGAGCACGCTGATAACAACGTAGACATTCAAGAATTTATGGTAATGCCTGTTGGTGCACCTTCTTTCAAAGAAGCACTACGCACTGGCGCTGAAATTTTCCACAGCCTTAAAGGCGTTCTAAAAGAAAAAGGTCTTAACACTTCTGTTGGTGACGAAGGTGGATTCGCTCCTAACCTTGGTTCAAACGAAGAAGCAATTCAAACGATTATTGAAGCAATCGAAAAAGCTGGATACAAGCCTGGCGAAGAAGTTATGATCGCACTTGACGTAGCATCTTCTGAAATCTACAGCGACGGTAAATACAACCTTGCTGGTGAAGGCGTAGTGAAGACTTCTGAAGAGATGATCGAATTCTACAGCCAGCTATGTGAAAAATACCCTATCATTTCAATTGAAGATGGTCTTGATGAAAACGACTGGGAAGGCTGGGAGAAACTTACTCAAGCTCTTGGTGAGAAAGTTCAGCTTGTTGGTGACGATCTTTTCGTTACAAACACAAACAAACTTTCTGAAGGAATTGAGCGTAGCGTAGGTAACTCAATCCTAATCAAAGTGAACCAAATTGGTACACTAACTGAAACATTTGATGCTGTTGAAATGGCGAAGCGCGCTGGTTACACAGCTGTTATCTCTCACCGTTCTGGTGAAACAGAAGATACAACAATCGCTGACATTGCTGTTGCGACTAACGCTGGACAAATTAAAACAGGCGCACCGTCTCGTACGGACCGCGTTGCTAAATACAACCAACTTCTTCGCATCGAAGATGAGCTTGAGCACCTTGCAATCTACGGTGGACGTAAGAGCTTCTATAACTTAGATAAGAAGTAA